CCAGACCTGCTCGACCACCCCGGCGGTGTCGGCGACCGGCGAGGTGTTCGCCATCGCATGCACCGCGGTGAACCCGCCGAGCGCGGCCGCCTGCGTGCCGGACTCGACGGTCTCGGCGTCCTCCCGGCCCGGCTCCCGCAGGTGGGTGTGCAGGTCGACCAGGCCCGGCAGTGCGATCAGGCCATCGGCGTCGATCACGTGGGAACCGGCCGCCGAGACGCCGAGGCCGATCTCGACGACTCGACCGTCGGCGACCAGCAGATCGGTCGGGTCACCGCCGAGTGGACGCACACCCCGGATCGTGAACGACTCGCTCATGCACCTTCCCTGTCGTCAGCGATAAGTGACGCTGCCTCAGATTCGTCGCGGCCGCTGTCCTGATCTTTCTGTTCGGCTCTGCCGATGGCGGGCTCGCTGCCGGACAGCAGCAGGTAGAGCACCGCCATGCGTACGCTCACGCCGTTGGTCACCTGCTCGACGATCGTGGAGCGCGGCGAGTCGGCGACCGCCGCGGTGATCTCCATGCCCCGGTTCATCGGGCCCGGGTGCATCACGATGGCGTGCTCCGGCAGCAGATTCATCCGGTTGACGTCAAGGCCGTAGCGCCGGCTGTACTCACGCGCGCTGGGGAAGAACGCGGCGTTCATGCGCTCGCGTTGCACCCGCAGCATCATCACCGCGTCGCACTTGGGCAGTTCGGCGTCGAGGTCGTAGGAGATCGCGCACGGCCAGGCACCCACGCCCACCGGCAACAGGGTAGGCGGGGCGACCAGGGTCACCTCGGCACCGAGCGTGTGCAGCAGCAGCACGTTGGAGCGGGCCACCCGGCTGTGCAGCACGTCCCCGACGATGCAGACCCGCCGGCCGTCGAAGCCGCCGAGCCGCTCGCGCATCGTGTAGGCGTCGAGCAGGGCCTGGGTGGGGTGCTCGTGGGTGCCGTCGCCGGCATTGATCACCGCGCCACGGATCCAGCCGGCCGTGGCCAGCCGATGCGGGGCGCCGGAGTTGAAGTGGCGCACGACTACCGCGTCGGCACCCATCGCCTCCAGAGTCAGCGCGGTGTCCTTGAGGCTCTCCCCCTTCGACACCGACGAGCCCTTGGCGGCGAAGTTGATGACGTCGGCGCTCAAGCGCTTCGCGGCAAGTTCGAACGAGGTCCGGGTCCGGGTGGAGTCCTCGTAGAACAGGTTCACCACGGTGCGCCCGCGCAGCGTCGGCAGCTTCTTGATCGGCCGGTCGGCCAGGCGCGCCAGTTCGGCGGCGGTGTCGAGCACCAGAAGCGCGCCGTCGCGGTCGAGGTCGCCGGCCGACAGCAGGTGGCGTTTCACGAACTCACCTCCGGCGAGGAGAGCACGACGGCATCTACGCCGTCGGTCTCGAGGATCTGCACGTGCACGTTCTCCGACAGCGAGGTCGGCAGGTTCTTGCCGACGTAGTCGGCGCGGATCGGCAGTTCGCGGTGCCCGCGGTCGACCAGCACCGCCAACTGCACCAGGCGGGGGCGGCCGAGATCGTTCAGCGCGTCGAGCGCCGCACGGATCGTGCGGCCGGAGAACAGCACGTCGTCCACGAGCACCACGACCGCCCCGTCGACCCCCCGGGCCGGGACCTCGGTGCGCTCCAGCGAACGGGTCGGGCGCAGCCGCAGGTCGTCGCGGTACATGGTGATGTCGAGAGAGCCGACCGGGATCTCGGTGCCCTCGACCTCGGCGATCCGGGCGGCGAGGCGCTTGGCCAGCGGGACCCCGCGGGTCGGCACGCCGAACAGCACGATGTCGTTGGCGCCCTTGTTGCGTTCGACGATCTCGTGGGCGATGCGCGTGAGCGCACGACGGATGTCGGAGGCCTCCAGGACCTGACGGCCCGAGGCGAGTTGGCCACGTGGGCCTGGCTGTGCTGACATGGCAGATGTACCCCTTCCCCGCCTCTCCGGACGGGTCTTAAAGGGAAACTCTTCGCAATCACTCTAACAGGCGTATACCGGCGCGCCGTCGCACCTCACCAAGCCCGGGGAGATCACCGGTTGACGCGGATGCTAACTCTGCGTAACTTCACACCAGGTAGTGAGAAGCGGTTGTGAACCCGCACACAGCGTGACCTCGGAGAACCAGTTGCCCAGTGAGTACGC
The window above is part of the Sporichthyaceae bacterium genome. Proteins encoded here:
- a CDS encoding aspartate carbamoyltransferase catalytic subunit; its protein translation is MKRHLLSAGDLDRDGALLVLDTAAELARLADRPIKKLPTLRGRTVVNLFYEDSTRTRTSFELAAKRLSADVINFAAKGSSVSKGESLKDTALTLEAMGADAVVVRHFNSGAPHRLATAGWIRGAVINAGDGTHEHPTQALLDAYTMRERLGGFDGRRVCIVGDVLHSRVARSNVLLLHTLGAEVTLVAPPTLLPVGVGAWPCAISYDLDAELPKCDAVMMLRVQRERMNAAFFPSAREYSRRYGLDVNRMNLLPEHAIVMHPGPMNRGMEITAAVADSPRSTIVEQVTNGVSVRMAVLYLLLSGSEPAIGRAEQKDQDSGRDESEAASLIADDREGA
- the pyrR gene encoding bifunctional pyr operon transcriptional regulator/uracil phosphoribosyltransferase PyrR; amino-acid sequence: MSAQPGPRGQLASGRQVLEASDIRRALTRIAHEIVERNKGANDIVLFGVPTRGVPLAKRLAARIAEVEGTEIPVGSLDITMYRDDLRLRPTRSLERTEVPARGVDGAVVVLVDDVLFSGRTIRAALDALNDLGRPRLVQLAVLVDRGHRELPIRADYVGKNLPTSLSENVHVQILETDGVDAVVLSSPEVSS